In Saccharomyces eubayanus strain FM1318 chromosome XIV, whole genome shotgun sequence, the sequence GGCGAGGATCAATGGAACAAATTTGTAACCGACGTAACACAACAGTTCCACCAGACTGAAGCTTGGAATCTTCGAATCGATCAAAAGATATAGAcccaatttcaaaatcaataaatcCAGCCCGACAAAGCCCAGCGTAGAGGACAGTTTGTAGTACAAGTCCTCTGGGTTAAAAGAGCCTTGTAAACCCTTTTGTGTGTTCCAAATAAGAATGTAGGTGACCAGCCCCATGATAGGCATGTACATGTCTGGGGAGTTTACGTCATCCCTTGGTGGCAAAAAATTGCCAGAGTCCATGATCCGTTGCCAGTTCTTGGTACCGTTGATAAAGGGCACCAAGATGAGTTTCAATTTATTGAACACATAACGGGTGCTCACCTGGAAATACGTGKAGATCTGCTGGGAGCCGGCGGCGTTTGCCGTGGCTTTATTGACGGTCTCTTGAAACTGGTTAAAATTCTCCTGACCAATAAAGTTGGAAAAGGCACTCTGCCCCAATTGGAATGCCATTGAACCACGTGTATCTTGGAACGGAAAGCCGCCGGCACCATTGGTGTTTGCGTTCACATTTGCGTTCACGTTTGCGTTCATGTTTGCATTGATGTTAGCCTGGCCGTTCATCGGCATGTTTCTGGGCATTTGCATCGGTTGCTGGTGTTGTGGAGTGTGAGCAAAGCGGTCGTTGACGCCGTTCTGCTCTCCGGTAGTGTACGCATACGGATTATAAGACATCTTAGTAAgctattcttcttcttttgcaCTCAATGTTCAGCAGTGAGGGGGAAGTGGAGACGGGCGAAAAAGACAAAGtgcaaataaaaaaactgatcTGGTGAACTATAATATGAGTTCTGATGTCCTGGCTATGCTGTCCTGG encodes:
- the YIF1 gene encoding protein transporter YIF1 translates to MSYNPYAYTTGEQNGVNDRFAHTPQHQQPMQMPRNMPMNGQANINANMNANVNANVNANTNGAGGFPFQDTRGSMAFQLGQSAFSNFIGQENFNQFQETVNKATANAAGSQQIXTYFQVSTRYVFNKLKLILVPFINGTKNWQRIMDSGNFLPPRDDVNSPDMYMPIMGLVTYILIWNTQKGLQGSFNPEDLYYKLSSTLGFVGLDLLILKLGLYLLIDSKIPSFSLVELLCYVGYKFVPLILAQLLTNVTMPFNLTILIKFYLFIAFGVFLLRSVKFNLLGRSGAGEDDIHVSVSKTTVKKCNYFLFVYGFIWQNVLMWLMG